One Myxococcota bacterium DNA segment encodes these proteins:
- a CDS encoding RHS repeat-associated core domain-containing protein — MMFMAWFLRALCTAAFAFSSLAVSSAEQNLWVHSHLLTTPKATTLKGDYAHFGFSGESLALGGVVLPFPVELPKNRGNILHHPLPSYSHRGGLSEWGKGWSSSLSIQRYAEVGEVECTGGSFSSPWGKLQVSLEGKVYYPKGLELDLRVSKSTSGFIVYHPDGRVFRFEKAYGDFAWYLVDVRDREGHATVFEYEENPSGRPFLKIVRYGGKKRFQYEIEIEYETIGNPVRAYESCQLETTLDRRVSVIVFKHWNGQKFQTSKKFYLRHENVDNGATFYLSRVETEFASGDRPPAVTYHYDGYGRFLERPYQIVANNFTDLVSRLKFDQFYAASVTFVDFNQDGLVDIEVAQNLMSFLQTKDGQFVPHVNYVTAVRDELCPPSGDYYSNFRRLLIRPAGLQDQLQQLVVRNDSGPEGARTRVVVCSLEGKVRFEKDLQIRGEQGSFKDATHLADLNSDLKPDLVRLIEGQYTYYLNQSTKDEIKFSDAITKSFQRVGSKKIKEYQFVDINGDRLLDIVGKADSGIYVWHGRGQMDFGPEVIFYSFQADRIPALAIAKFDLSFVDINRDGLMDAILDGHLLINRGDRFHLVSAKSLEERPRGSKVPHSINLSGTPDDQLSMMHYSLGLVVYNLNGPSTGLLTQVDNGQGIVLDFEYQWTDFKPGVPRPFIVPKSLTVSTAGKGTQKTEYEFIDPRVDLATGQLIGFAQVKTRDSQVSVQTDFMTSAEHSPKPIEIRKQDERVKGLFEVETHEWKSDFLDGIHYPKLIKTIQAYLSKGEPIVRRSIDFLAHDRLCANQTRENASLGLLERLVSYVDSRACLKANETLVGPDFTYTTLTTYNQAGLPTNLELATATERLQKIALGYDDKLVLKNVTQPGKGTIFLHYDAVFEVLKSLQFPDGTWRNMTAYSPEADAVSGLLSKGGSTELLTQNFVYDEFQRLKQASTNLGQQSEYSYRLPTQTCPGVLSEILTKTAMLTSADGELLTQGTQSQTGWYFGPLYRKVLARNKEQQIDLGSLSLNPTQLTFQDLESANAVLSETESSELFGILSRDSAVTSSHRNHMTHRFEVDAAGFKASSEENDQYVTSNVLDLSTSQPIAYTDELSQTYIYERDVLGRLRKITLPDGNIHTIDFDMFGRVSNITRSNIAGAVYGYDNANDRLSEKTVLGVRETYAYDAAGRVKTMLRGLERYEFSYEGNAVAQVDHAEFMKKSSYTPDDKPELSSLTTKSGLSIALEFGYDNFRRLIEQNVSNIYTKQFVYDDYRQLGLVRIGNQTFSISRNNQGKVSKIDLPHNQTFHVDYDSLTQGRIGHSSHQGSYSWSLNDRGLIDHAQFTSSADTCDPKMLSFVYAADKTLQEAPFNLKQSNSLSAPGRGLYDENRHRIGKYSGSNLEHIRFNGIVATAEHIYEKFAVEGIDLGILIDGQFQPCLFDQVGSILAIGDVVSIPSAFGERKEYQPIFEYFDYAGQGRDPETGFIAMGERDYDPKTHQFTSADRFFLESPEECVRSPQECDLLSYAKNNPLIYTDEDGLNARLVQGLGAVGFGVATNYPAVKRAATELYQEPSLKNAGILTAEVLLPATRLGRAVLKNVHNTDAEAKEWAITNPEKVLFHPKFKIIMKDPNSPKNEPRWWSKDTAGHGGSTWKVFKETNKGLQWETDATRFGDFIDDKHKSDVGKFIPWKELRNVK; from the coding sequence ATGATGTTTATGGCCTGGTTTTTGCGGGCTTTATGTACTGCCGCATTTGCGTTTAGCAGCCTAGCCGTTTCATCTGCGGAGCAGAATCTTTGGGTCCATAGCCATCTTCTGACAACGCCCAAAGCAACCACCTTAAAAGGGGATTATGCTCATTTCGGTTTTTCTGGCGAATCACTGGCGCTGGGCGGCGTTGTGCTTCCATTTCCTGTTGAGCTACCCAAGAATCGGGGAAACATTCTCCATCACCCATTGCCTTCGTATTCTCATCGCGGTGGTTTATCAGAGTGGGGCAAGGGCTGGAGCTCATCATTAAGCATTCAACGCTATGCAGAAGTAGGCGAGGTCGAATGCACGGGAGGTTCGTTTTCCAGTCCTTGGGGAAAGCTCCAAGTTAGTCTTGAGGGGAAGGTCTACTACCCGAAAGGATTGGAACTTGATTTGCGAGTTAGCAAGTCAACCAGCGGATTTATAGTTTATCACCCGGATGGGAGAGTCTTCCGTTTTGAAAAGGCTTATGGAGACTTCGCCTGGTATTTAGTTGATGTTAGAGATCGAGAAGGTCATGCGACAGTTTTTGAATATGAAGAGAATCCTTCAGGACGGCCATTTTTAAAAATAGTTCGTTACGGTGGCAAGAAAAGATTTCAATATGAAATTGAAATCGAATACGAAACAATCGGCAATCCAGTCAGGGCTTATGAAAGCTGTCAGCTTGAAACGACTCTCGACAGAAGAGTCAGTGTAATCGTCTTTAAGCATTGGAACGGCCAGAAATTTCAGACTAGCAAAAAATTCTACTTGCGGCATGAGAACGTAGACAATGGCGCTACATTCTATCTTTCTCGGGTTGAGACCGAATTTGCTTCCGGCGATAGACCGCCTGCAGTTACCTATCATTATGATGGCTATGGGCGATTCTTGGAGCGGCCCTACCAAATTGTCGCGAATAATTTCACAGACCTGGTCTCTAGACTAAAGTTTGACCAGTTTTATGCCGCCAGTGTGACTTTCGTAGACTTTAACCAAGATGGCTTGGTAGACATAGAAGTCGCGCAAAATCTTATGTCTTTTTTACAGACTAAGGACGGCCAGTTCGTGCCACATGTGAATTACGTCACAGCTGTTCGTGATGAACTGTGCCCTCCTTCAGGGGACTACTACAGTAATTTTCGACGGTTACTGATTAGACCAGCAGGCCTTCAGGACCAGCTTCAGCAGTTGGTTGTTCGTAACGATTCTGGCCCGGAAGGGGCTCGGACGAGAGTTGTTGTCTGCAGCCTTGAGGGAAAAGTTCGTTTTGAAAAGGATTTACAAATTCGTGGCGAACAAGGTTCTTTTAAGGATGCAACCCACTTAGCTGACCTGAATAGTGATTTGAAACCAGATTTAGTTAGGTTGATCGAAGGCCAATATACTTACTATCTCAATCAGTCTACTAAAGATGAAATTAAGTTTTCGGATGCCATAACGAAGTCGTTTCAAAGAGTGGGCTCCAAAAAGATTAAAGAATACCAATTCGTGGATATTAACGGTGATCGATTGCTCGACATTGTTGGCAAGGCCGATTCCGGAATTTATGTTTGGCATGGGAGAGGCCAAATGGATTTTGGCCCTGAGGTCATTTTCTACTCATTTCAAGCGGACCGGATACCTGCATTGGCAATAGCAAAGTTTGACTTGAGCTTTGTGGATATTAATCGAGATGGCCTGATGGACGCAATCTTAGATGGGCATCTGCTGATTAACCGTGGTGATAGATTTCATCTCGTTTCCGCGAAAAGCTTAGAGGAACGCCCACGGGGCTCGAAAGTCCCCCACTCCATTAATCTGAGCGGAACTCCTGATGACCAGCTTAGTATGATGCATTACTCATTGGGACTGGTTGTTTACAACCTCAATGGCCCGTCAACGGGTCTACTCACGCAAGTGGACAATGGCCAGGGCATTGTTCTGGACTTCGAATACCAATGGACCGATTTTAAGCCTGGCGTGCCAAGGCCTTTTATTGTCCCGAAGTCTCTCACCGTCTCGACAGCTGGAAAGGGCACCCAAAAGACAGAATACGAGTTTATTGACCCGCGGGTAGATTTGGCGACTGGCCAGCTGATTGGCTTTGCTCAGGTCAAAACAAGAGATTCACAGGTTTCAGTACAAACCGATTTTATGACGAGTGCGGAGCATTCACCGAAACCAATCGAAATCCGCAAGCAGGATGAACGAGTTAAAGGGCTGTTTGAAGTAGAAACTCATGAGTGGAAGAGCGATTTCTTGGACGGCATTCATTATCCTAAGCTTATCAAGACAATCCAGGCATATCTTAGCAAAGGTGAGCCAATTGTTAGGCGCTCTATCGATTTTCTAGCGCATGACCGCCTGTGTGCCAATCAAACTCGAGAAAATGCTTCTCTAGGCTTGCTAGAGAGATTAGTTTCTTATGTTGATTCGCGTGCTTGTTTGAAAGCGAACGAGACACTCGTTGGACCAGATTTTACCTACACAACCTTAACTACTTATAACCAGGCTGGACTGCCAACAAATCTCGAGCTGGCGACCGCAACAGAGAGACTGCAAAAGATAGCTCTTGGTTATGACGATAAGCTTGTTCTTAAGAATGTGACCCAACCAGGCAAAGGGACGATATTTTTACATTACGATGCCGTGTTTGAGGTTCTGAAGTCCTTGCAGTTCCCTGATGGCACTTGGCGGAATATGACCGCCTATTCACCGGAAGCCGACGCCGTTTCCGGTTTGTTGTCCAAGGGTGGAAGTACCGAACTGTTGACTCAAAATTTTGTTTATGATGAGTTTCAGAGGCTCAAACAGGCATCAACCAATCTAGGTCAACAGTCAGAATACTCATATCGTTTACCGACTCAAACCTGTCCGGGTGTCTTATCTGAAATCCTCACGAAAACAGCAATGTTAACGAGTGCCGATGGTGAACTGCTGACCCAGGGTACGCAAAGTCAGACAGGTTGGTATTTTGGACCGCTGTATCGTAAAGTCTTGGCCAGGAATAAGGAACAACAAATCGATTTGGGTTCTTTGAGCCTGAATCCGACACAACTTACATTCCAGGATCTTGAGTCTGCCAATGCAGTACTTTCCGAAACGGAGAGTTCTGAGTTGTTTGGTATTCTATCTCGAGATTCTGCCGTTACCTCGAGTCATCGTAACCATATGACTCATCGGTTTGAAGTTGACGCAGCAGGCTTTAAAGCGAGCTCGGAAGAGAATGACCAATATGTTACCAGTAACGTACTTGACCTGAGCACCTCCCAGCCAATTGCTTATACCGATGAGCTAAGTCAGACTTACATATATGAGCGCGATGTTTTGGGGCGCCTTCGGAAGATTACTCTTCCGGACGGTAATATCCACACGATTGATTTTGATATGTTCGGGCGAGTATCAAATATTACTCGCTCTAACATTGCCGGTGCTGTCTATGGCTATGACAACGCAAATGATCGTCTTTCCGAAAAAACTGTTCTGGGCGTACGTGAGACATATGCGTATGACGCTGCGGGTCGCGTTAAAACAATGCTCCGCGGGTTAGAGCGATACGAATTCTCTTATGAGGGCAATGCGGTTGCTCAAGTAGACCATGCTGAGTTCATGAAGAAGTCTTCCTATACACCGGATGATAAGCCGGAACTAAGTTCTCTAACGACTAAATCCGGACTCTCAATAGCTCTTGAGTTTGGATATGACAATTTTAGAAGGCTGATTGAGCAAAATGTTTCCAATATCTACACCAAACAATTTGTTTATGACGATTATAGGCAATTGGGTTTAGTTCGTATTGGAAACCAAACGTTCTCGATTTCACGAAATAATCAGGGCAAAGTTTCGAAAATCGATTTGCCCCATAATCAGACATTTCATGTCGATTATGACTCTCTGACGCAGGGCCGCATAGGTCATAGCTCACACCAGGGCTCGTATAGCTGGAGCCTAAATGACCGCGGTCTGATTGACCATGCTCAGTTTACTTCTTCAGCAGATACCTGTGACCCAAAGATGCTGAGCTTTGTTTATGCGGCGGATAAGACGCTGCAAGAAGCCCCCTTTAATCTTAAACAGTCGAACTCTCTTTCTGCCCCAGGAAGGGGGTTATACGATGAAAATCGCCATCGTATCGGTAAATATAGCGGTAGCAACTTAGAACATATTCGTTTCAACGGTATCGTAGCTACGGCAGAGCATATATATGAGAAGTTTGCGGTCGAAGGCATAGACCTCGGAATTTTGATAGATGGTCAATTTCAACCTTGTTTGTTTGATCAGGTCGGTAGCATACTTGCGATAGGTGATGTGGTTTCAATCCCATCTGCCTTTGGTGAGCGTAAAGAATACCAGCCAATTTTTGAATATTTTGATTACGCTGGTCAAGGTCGAGATCCTGAAACTGGCTTCATTGCAATGGGAGAGCGTGATTACGACCCCAAAACTCATCAATTTACTTCGGCCGATCGATTTTTCCTAGAGTCTCCTGAAGAGTGTGTTCGTTCGCCTCAGGAGTGCGATTTATTATCGTATGCCAAGAATAATCCGCTGATTTATACGGACGAAGATGGACTAAATGCACGGTTAGTTCAGGGTCTGGGTGCGGTTGGATTTGGAGTTGCCACAAATTATCCTGCTGTGAAAAGAGCAGCCACCGAGCTTTACCAAGAGCCATCTCTTAAAAATGCAGGGATCCTGACAGCTGAAGTGTTGCTCCCTGCCACTCGCCTTGGGCGAGCGGTGCTAAAGAATGTCCACAATACCGATGCAGAAGCAAAGGAATGGGCAATAACTAATCCTGAAAAAGTACTGTTTCATCCGAAGTTCAAAATAATCATGAAAGATCCTAATTCGCCTAAAAATGAGCCGCGTTGGTGGTCCAAGGACACAGCCGGACATGGTGGATCAACTTGGAAAGTTTTTAAAGAAACCAATAAGGGTTTGCAATGGGAGACAGATGCAACTCGATTCGGTGATTTTATCGATGATAAACACAAGAGCGATGTTGGAAAGTTTATTCCCTGGAAGGAATTGAGAAATGTCAAATAG
- a CDS encoding GTPase domain-containing protein translates to MLIRKLLLLSLFFGVFDSVLLAQESKQKINILLLGKSGAGKSALINMFYNHLLGKSYVDDREYVIPFVHGTKDYEVNVDRYAELWGLKPGPAGESQTQGVYWYKIETKDLDITLWDTPGIPDTKGPKADEEHVRKIKNALATVDIHAFAIALPPDAFDRKSQEFLTTMNNIVNNLPKSYSENIIGIFTRVIGDHIDDDTKADFRTKLSTAFGGDDSKKLSGFYVDGSSFFNKTPRGPFNWAADGMVIAQIIDQVRKHKAAPREEVVELQSLMQYLEGNITALNFNVGNHTIVKQILNNATINLAHEERRRDANQHYKKQRQVTRVKYQWTHCGWKGCTVYDESEEFCKAPRETCTSNYREYGSSTTCRHTTYLETKECKLVAYQETENYEDEGQRGEHNAAVSEVTKHENTIKANEEEPEKLKTARKELLAFIVALQNRRNELAMTTDMSATIKDLEDKMKEISERTLSEEDKKKQLTPHLLLKKIYTQMANKVLNLEIDSDL, encoded by the coding sequence ATGTTGATTAGAAAATTGCTATTGCTGAGTTTGTTTTTTGGCGTGTTTGATTCTGTCCTTTTAGCTCAGGAATCTAAGCAGAAAATTAATATCTTGCTGCTTGGTAAAAGCGGCGCTGGAAAATCAGCGCTGATTAATATGTTTTACAATCACCTATTGGGCAAATCTTATGTAGACGACCGAGAGTATGTCATTCCATTTGTACATGGCACGAAAGACTACGAAGTAAACGTTGATAGGTATGCTGAGCTTTGGGGGTTAAAACCGGGTCCTGCTGGCGAAAGCCAAACACAAGGGGTTTATTGGTATAAAATAGAAACGAAAGACTTGGATATAACACTTTGGGATACTCCAGGGATACCAGATACCAAAGGGCCCAAAGCAGATGAAGAGCACGTAAGAAAGATTAAAAACGCACTTGCGACTGTCGATATCCACGCGTTTGCCATTGCTCTTCCGCCCGATGCGTTTGACAGAAAGTCACAGGAATTTTTGACGACCATGAACAATATAGTCAACAATCTTCCAAAAAGTTACTCCGAGAATATTATTGGGATTTTTACTCGGGTTATTGGAGACCATATCGATGATGACACGAAGGCGGATTTTCGGACCAAATTATCAACTGCGTTTGGCGGAGACGATTCAAAGAAGCTGTCGGGGTTTTACGTTGATGGGTCTAGCTTCTTCAATAAGACACCCAGAGGTCCCTTCAATTGGGCAGCAGATGGCATGGTAATTGCCCAAATTATTGATCAGGTTCGGAAACATAAGGCAGCCCCTCGCGAAGAGGTCGTGGAGCTGCAGAGCCTAATGCAGTATTTGGAAGGCAATATAACAGCGCTGAACTTTAATGTCGGAAATCACACAATAGTTAAACAGATACTAAATAACGCCACAATAAATCTTGCACATGAAGAGCGTAGGAGAGACGCCAACCAGCACTATAAAAAGCAACGGCAAGTAACTCGCGTGAAATATCAATGGACTCATTGTGGCTGGAAGGGTTGTACCGTTTATGATGAATCGGAAGAATTTTGTAAAGCCCCCAGAGAAACCTGCACGTCTAATTATCGTGAATACGGTAGCAGTACAACATGTAGACACACCACATATTTAGAAACCAAGGAATGTAAATTGGTTGCCTATCAAGAAACAGAAAATTACGAAGACGAAGGACAACGTGGTGAACACAATGCGGCTGTTTCAGAGGTCACTAAACATGAAAATACAATTAAGGCGAACGAGGAGGAACCAGAGAAGCTTAAAACAGCACGGAAAGAACTTCTAGCTTTTATTGTAGCCCTTCAGAACAGACGGAACGAACTTGCAATGACAACAGACATGAGCGCAACAATCAAGGACCTCGAAGACAAAATGAAGGAAATCAGTGAGCGTACTTTGTCTGAGGAAGACAAAAAGAAGCAGCTGACACCGCATCTGTTGTTGAAAAAGATCTATACTCAGATGGCCAATAAAGTTCTAAATCTAGAGATTGATTCAGACCTATAG